One Microaerobacter geothermalis genomic window carries:
- a CDS encoding diguanylate cyclase domain-containing protein, whose amino-acid sequence MKKLKIQIFQQCMLEFAEYLDDVEAVVQFIGSDGEILDQFIHGNCPWFGNPQLNPSISKTEILLEEKDQFYGTIVLYIREELKPRFSAFLEGLARMFAILYMEKKEFESMKIEAKRREMLFQVTQKIHASIDVDEVLLEIINNIRTVYPQFEVDLWLSQDISSSLPVKTFTVNYGESDITGRAYMEGRVICTTDPEEDFCDHGTSLAAPLRGKQGVYGILFMNSDETVYFDKEEINFLALLADVAGSAFENAQLYQQSRHLNRDLQLINNMAQRLNQSLNLTELLQFISDQLLETFRADYTCVMLLDGENLHVRSSSDPSSVGKNLPVSLQVFQRVIKQNDSIILTDVSKDYMEDFKRIADILELHFRSLLAVPIVSDGKRMGAILVLSSRASAFTFDDFKLLQTISQHTALALTNALLHTEVERMVITDHLTGLHARSYLDEQIQLSLMKDPDGTLIMIDIDHFKKVNDTYGHQVGDQVLIQVAEVLQANIRQSDIAARWGGEELAVYLPKVPLEVATTIAERIRLKVMESTDPQVTISSGVAYWSKEAPPTVEVLVNVADRALYEAKRMGRNRVIIANEAAIAMETNHTEKK is encoded by the coding sequence ATGAAGAAGCTGAAAATCCAAATTTTTCAGCAGTGTATGTTGGAATTTGCAGAGTATTTGGACGATGTGGAAGCCGTTGTCCAATTTATTGGTTCAGACGGAGAAATTCTGGACCAATTTATCCATGGGAATTGCCCTTGGTTTGGAAATCCTCAATTAAATCCGTCAATCTCAAAGACCGAGATTTTACTAGAGGAAAAAGACCAATTTTATGGAACGATAGTTCTTTATATCCGCGAAGAATTGAAACCGCGTTTTTCTGCCTTTTTAGAAGGATTGGCCCGAATGTTTGCCATTTTATACATGGAAAAAAAAGAATTTGAGAGCATGAAGATAGAAGCCAAAAGAAGAGAGATGTTATTTCAGGTCACGCAAAAAATCCATGCTTCAATTGATGTGGATGAGGTTCTTCTTGAGATTATTAATAATATTCGAACGGTTTATCCCCAGTTTGAAGTGGATTTATGGTTATCCCAGGATATTTCCTCTTCCCTTCCGGTAAAAACGTTTACTGTCAACTATGGAGAATCGGATATCACCGGGAGAGCTTATATGGAAGGCCGGGTCATCTGTACCACCGATCCAGAGGAAGATTTTTGTGATCATGGAACGTCATTGGCAGCTCCCCTTCGCGGAAAACAGGGAGTATATGGAATATTATTTATGAACTCTGATGAAACCGTATATTTTGATAAGGAAGAAATTAACTTTCTGGCTCTCCTTGCTGATGTAGCCGGATCGGCCTTCGAGAATGCCCAGCTATATCAGCAATCCCGTCACCTAAACCGGGACCTGCAATTAATTAATAATATGGCCCAAAGGTTGAATCAAAGTTTAAATTTGACAGAATTGCTGCAGTTTATTTCTGATCAGCTTTTGGAAACCTTTCGCGCAGACTACACCTGTGTGATGCTTTTAGACGGCGAGAATCTCCATGTCCGATCCAGTTCTGATCCATCCAGCGTCGGAAAAAATCTTCCAGTCTCATTACAAGTTTTCCAACGAGTCATTAAGCAGAACGACTCCATTATTTTAACTGATGTGTCTAAGGATTACATGGAGGATTTTAAACGGATTGCGGATATCTTAGAATTACATTTTCGATCGCTGCTGGCTGTCCCTATTGTATCGGATGGGAAAAGAATGGGAGCGATTCTGGTTTTAAGCTCCAGGGCAAGCGCCTTTACTTTTGATGATTTTAAATTGCTGCAAACCATTTCCCAACATACGGCACTGGCCTTAACAAATGCCCTTCTTCATACGGAAGTGGAGCGGATGGTGATTACCGATCATCTAACGGGTCTTCACGCAAGAAGTTATCTTGATGAGCAAATTCAATTATCCCTGATGAAGGACCCTGATGGGACTCTAATTATGATTGATATTGATCACTTTAAAAAAGTAAATGACACGTATGGTCATCAAGTTGGAGATCAAGTACTGATCCAGGTGGCAGAAGTGCTTCAAGCCAATATTCGCCAAAGTGATATTGCAGCCAGATGGGGTGGAGAAGAACTGGCGGTTTATCTGCCAAAGGTTCCTTTGGAAGTGGCGACCACGATCGCAGAACGGATTCGCTTAAAGGTAATGGAATCAACGGATCCTCAGGTGACTATTTCAAGCGGGGTGGCTTACTGGTCAAAGGAGGCACCTCCAACGGTTGAAGTACTCGTTAATGTGGCCGATCGAGCGTTATACGAGGCAAAACGGATGGGGCGTAACCGGGTCATTATAGCCAATGAAGCTGCTATTGCCATGGAGACAAATCACACGGAAAAGAAATAA